Sequence from the Rhizobium sp. TH2 genome:
ATGCATGAAGAGGGCGTCTCGGCGGCCGAGGTCATCATGACCCAGCTCCATGCCGGCGGCAAATTCGACCAGAATTCCTACAAGGTGTCCGGCGGTCTGCACGGTGTCGGCGTGTCGGTCGTCAATGCGCTGTCAGTCAAGCTCAAGCTCAAGATCCGCCAGAAGGGCAACATCTACGAGATGAGCTTCACTCACGGCGTGGCAGATGCGCCGCTTGCGATCACGGGCGAGGCCGGCGACGAGACCGGAACGGAAGTGACGTTCACCGCCAGCGAACTGACCTTCACCAAGACCGAATACGATTATGCGACGCTCGAGCACCGCCTGCGCGAGCTCGCCTTCCTCAATTCCGGCGTCCGCATCGTTCTCACCGACAAGCGTCATTCCGACATCAAGCAGGAAGAACTGCTCTATGACGGCGGCCTGGAAGCCTTCGTGCTCTATCTCGACCGCGCCAAGAAACCGCTGATCGACAAGCCGATCGCCATCCGCAGCGAAAAGGATGGCATTACGGTCGAAGTAGCGATGTGGTGGAACGACAGCTACCACGAGAATGTGCTCTGCTTCACCAACAACATCCCGCAGCGCGACGGCGGCACGCATCTTGCCGGCTTCCGTGGTGCGTTGACGCGCCAGATCACCGGCTATGCCGACAGTTCTGGCATCCTGAAGAAGGAAAAGGTCTCGCTCACCGGCGACGATTGCCGCGAAGGCCTCACCGCCGTGCTCTCGGTCAAGGTGCCTGACCCGAAATTCTCTTCCCAGACCAAGGACAAGCTCGTCTCGTCGGAAGTCCGGCCGGTCGTTGAAAACCTTGTCAACGAGGCGCTCAACCAGTGGTTCGAGGAACATCCGTCCGAATCCAAGATTCTGATCGGCAAGGTGGTGGAAGCAGCCGCCGCCCGCGAAGCCGCCCGCAAGGCCCGCGAACTCACCCGCCGCAAGGGCGCGCTCGATATCGCTTCGCTGCCCGGCAAACTCGCCGATTGCTCCGAGCGCGATCCGGCAAAATCCGAAGTCTTCCTCGTCGAGGGTGATTCGGCAGGTGGCTCGGCCAAGCAGGGCCGCTCGCGCGAGAACCAGGCGATCCTGCCGCTCCGGGGCAAGATCCTCAATGTCGAGCGCGCGCGCTTCGACCGCATGCTCGGCAGCGCCGAAATCGGCACGCTGATCACCGCGCTCGGCACCGGCATCGGCAAGGATGAGTTCAACGCCGACAAGCTCCGCTATCACAAGATCATCATCATGACGGACGCCGACGTCGATGGCGCCCATATCCGCACCCTGCTGCTCACCTTCTTCTTCCGGCAGATGCCGGAGCTGATCGAGCGCGGCCATCTCTACATCGCCCAGCCGCCGCTCTATAAGGCGAGCCGCGGCAAGTCCTCGACCTATCTCAAGGACGAGAAGGCGTTCGAGGAATTTCTCATCGATGCCGGCCTTGAGGACGCAACGCTAACGCTCGGCAGCGGCGAAATGCGCGGCGGCCCCGACCTCCGGGAAATCATCGCCGATGCGCTTCGCCTGCGCGGTCTGGTCGAGGGCCTGCATTCACGCTACAGCCGCTCGCTGATCGAGCAGGCGGCGATTGCCAGGGGCCTTAATGCCGAGCTGATGAGCGATCTCGGCCGGGCCGATACCGTGGTCAGCGAGATCGCCCGTCGGCTCGACCTGATCTCTGAGGAAACCGAGCGCGGCTGGACCGGGCTGCTCGGCGAGGATGGCGGTCTGCGCTTCGAGCGTATGGTGCGCGGCGTCAAGGAATCGGTGCTGATCGACATGGGCCTGATCGGCTCGTCCGACGCGCGTCATATCGACCAGATGAGCGAACGGCTGCACGAAATCTATTCCGTGCCGCCGAAGCTCAACAAGAAGGATGGCAGCGTCGAGATTTCAGGGCCGAAGGCGCTGCTCGAACAGATCTTCGGCATCGGCCGCAAGGGTCTGTCCATGCAGCGCTACAAGGGCCTCGGCGAAATGAATGCCGACCAGCTCTGGGAAACCACGCTCGATCCGAATGCCCGCTCGCTGCTGCAGGTCCGTGTCCACGATGCGACCGATGCCGACGGCCTGTTCTCGCGCCTGATGGGCGACGAGGTCGAACCCCGCCGCGAATTCATCCAGGAAAATGCGCTGGGTGTGGCGAATCTGGATATTTGATCCAAACCACTGTCTCGACGTCATCCTCGGCACGGCCGAGCATGACGTCGTGGGCGTGGTAGCGCTTCGGCCTCCGAAGCCCATCCCATCCGTGATTCACGTGAAACGAATTCTCACTCCGGCGGCGTGCCGTTCTCTTCGAGAATGTTGCCGGCGAAGTAGAGCGAGCCGCCGATCAGGATGCGCGGCGCGCGGTCGTCACCCTTGGCTAGTGCTGAAATCAGTGCCAATGCGTCAGCAGCCGAATCGACGGGTTCGGCGATGAGGCCCGCTTCCGCCGCGTCATGCGCCAGCGCCACCGGATCGATCGTCGCATCGGAATTGCGAATGCCGACGGTGAAGACCTTGCGGGTCAACCCTTCAAAGGCCTCAAAATAGCCCTTGGGATCCTTGGTGTTGATCATGCCGGTGACGAGATAGAGCGGGCGTGGGTCGCGTTCCTCGAAGCCGGCGATCGCCTCGGCCACCGCACGCCCACCATGCGGATTATGCCCGCCATCGAGCCAGATCTCGGAACCCTCGGGCGCCTGCGCCACGAGATTGCCAGTCCGCAAACGTTGCAGGCGTGCCGGCCAGTCGACATTCTTCATCGCCTTGGCGGCGATCTCCTCGTTGACGAGGAAGCCTGCTGCCTTCACGGCGCGGATCGCCGCACCGGCGTTGGAATATTGGTGCCGGCCCGGTAGTGCCGGCAGCGGCAGGTCCATCAGGCCGTTGTCGTCCTGGTAGATCAGCCGGCCGTTTTCCTCATGCGCCAGGTAATCCTGGCCGTAGATCACGTAAGGCGCGCCCAGCCGCTCGGCGCGGTCGACCAGCACGTCGAGCGCCGCACCCTCTTCCTGCCGGCCGAACACGGCCGCCGCACCGCGCTTGATGATACCCGCCTTGGCGAGCGCGATCTCTTCGATCGTCTGGCCGAGCCAGGTCTGGTGATCGAGCGCGATCGGCATGATCAGCGACACGGCCGGGTCCTCGATGACATTGGTGGCATCGTACATGCCGCCAAGCCCGACTTCGATCACCACCGCGTCCGCCGGATTCTCCGCGAACAGCAGGAAGGTCACCGCAGTCAAGAGTTCATAGACCGTGATAGGCTGTCCGGCATTGACGCGCTCGCTGCGTAGCACGGCATCGAGCAGCGCTTCGTCGCTCACCAGCTTTCCCGCACCGCCCCGCACGCCGATGCGATAGCGTTCATGCCAGCGCACGAGATGCGGCGAGGTGTGGACGTGAACGGCGAGCCCCTGCGCTTCGAGCAAGGCCCGGCAGAAGGCCGTGGCCGAACCCTTGCCGTTGGTACCGGCGACATGGATGATCGGCGGCAGGGCATCCTGCGGCCGGCCGAGATCGTCGAGCAGCCGCGCGATGCGGTCGAGAGACAGGTCGAAGCCGCGCGGAAAGATGCCGAGCAGCCGGTCGATTTCCTGCTCTGCCCGGCTGGGGGCCAGGTTGCTCATCTGGACCCTTATTCGGCTGCGAGTGCGAGCTGCTTCATCTCTTCGGCCGGCATGCGCATCATCATCCGGCACATGCGGGCAAGCATCTCGGGGATTTCACGACGGTCGATGACCATGTCGACCATGCCGTGTTCCATCAGGTATTCCGAGGTCTGGAAGCCCTCGGGCAGCTTTTCACGGATCGTCTGTTCGATCACGCGCTTGCCCGCGAAGCAGATTTCCGCGCCGGGTTCGGCCAAATGCACGTCGCCCAGCATGGCATAGGAAGCGGTGACGCCGCCGGTCGTCGGGTTGGTCAGCACGACGATATAGGGCTGGCCCGATTCCTTCAGCATGTCGACGGCTACGGTGGTGCGCGGCAACTGCATCAGAGACAGGATGCCTTCCTGCATGCGCGCGCCGCCGGAAGCCGGGAACATCACGAGCGGA
This genomic interval carries:
- the gyrB gene encoding DNA topoisomerase (ATP-hydrolyzing) subunit B, encoding MAGSSEEEIPESAEYGADSIKVLKGLDAVRKRPGMYIGDTDDGSGLHHMVYEVVDNAIDEALGGHADLVTVTLNADGSVTVTDNGRGIPTGMHEEGVSAAEVIMTQLHAGGKFDQNSYKVSGGLHGVGVSVVNALSVKLKLKIRQKGNIYEMSFTHGVADAPLAITGEAGDETGTEVTFTASELTFTKTEYDYATLEHRLRELAFLNSGVRIVLTDKRHSDIKQEELLYDGGLEAFVLYLDRAKKPLIDKPIAIRSEKDGITVEVAMWWNDSYHENVLCFTNNIPQRDGGTHLAGFRGALTRQITGYADSSGILKKEKVSLTGDDCREGLTAVLSVKVPDPKFSSQTKDKLVSSEVRPVVENLVNEALNQWFEEHPSESKILIGKVVEAAAAREAARKARELTRRKGALDIASLPGKLADCSERDPAKSEVFLVEGDSAGGSAKQGRSRENQAILPLRGKILNVERARFDRMLGSAEIGTLITALGTGIGKDEFNADKLRYHKIIIMTDADVDGAHIRTLLLTFFFRQMPELIERGHLYIAQPPLYKASRGKSSTYLKDEKAFEEFLIDAGLEDATLTLGSGEMRGGPDLREIIADALRLRGLVEGLHSRYSRSLIEQAAIARGLNAELMSDLGRADTVVSEIARRLDLISEETERGWTGLLGEDGGLRFERMVRGVKESVLIDMGLIGSSDARHIDQMSERLHEIYSVPPKLNKKDGSVEISGPKALLEQIFGIGRKGLSMQRYKGLGEMNADQLWETTLDPNARSLLQVRVHDATDADGLFSRLMGDEVEPRREFIQENALGVANLDI
- a CDS encoding folylpolyglutamate synthase/dihydrofolate synthase family protein yields the protein MSNLAPSRAEQEIDRLLGIFPRGFDLSLDRIARLLDDLGRPQDALPPIIHVAGTNGKGSATAFCRALLEAQGLAVHVHTSPHLVRWHERYRIGVRGGAGKLVSDEALLDAVLRSERVNAGQPITVYELLTAVTFLLFAENPADAVVIEVGLGGMYDATNVIEDPAVSLIMPIALDHQTWLGQTIEEIALAKAGIIKRGAAAVFGRQEEGAALDVLVDRAERLGAPYVIYGQDYLAHEENGRLIYQDDNGLMDLPLPALPGRHQYSNAGAAIRAVKAAGFLVNEEIAAKAMKNVDWPARLQRLRTGNLVAQAPEGSEIWLDGGHNPHGGRAVAEAIAGFEERDPRPLYLVTGMINTKDPKGYFEAFEGLTRKVFTVGIRNSDATIDPVALAHDAAEAGLIAEPVDSAADALALISALAKGDDRAPRILIGGSLYFAGNILEENGTPPE